The Tolypothrix sp. PCC 7712 region TTCGGGTGGTAGGGTTGTGTCAATCAGATATTAAAAAAATTCGTTATCCCCTGTACGAACCGCCACGGATTTTTGGACATGAGACGGCGGGAACGATCGCATCTGTAGGTTCTGAGGTTAAAGGTTGGCAAGTGGGACAAAGGGTGGCGGTAATGCACCATATTCCCTGTATGCGTTGCGCCTACTGCCTCAATGAAAATTATTCCATGTGTGATGTTTATAAAAACATCTCCACCACAGCCGGATTTAACGCCAGTGGCGGTGGTTTTGCGGAATATGTCAAAGTACCAGGACATATCGTACAAAATGGCGGCTTAATTCCCATCCCCGATGATATTAGTTTTGAAGAAGCGAGTTTTGTAGAACCGACTAACTGCTGCTTAAAAGCCGTCAAAAAAGCGCAAATTGCACCGGGACAAACTGTGTTGATTACTGGTGCGGGGCCAATTGGCTTAATGTTTGTCATGTTAGTCAAGTATTTCGGCGCGAGAGCGATCGCTACCGATTTACTACCTTCTAGAATTGAAAAAGCTTTAAATCTCGGTGCGGAAGCTGCTTTTGATGCACGCGATCCCGATTTACCAGCGAAAATCCATGCAATCACTGGTGGGATGGGTGTTGATGTCACCTTACTAGCAGTCCCCAGCGATAAAGCATTCTTTCAAGCTTTAGATTGCACTCGTAAAGGCGGCAAAATTCTCTTTTTTGCAGAATTCCCCGACGAAGTACAAATTCCCATCAACCCCAATCTGCTATATCGCCGAGAAATTGACCTAATGGGCAGTTATAGTTCATCCTATCGCCTACAAAATCTCTCAGCAGATATAGTATTTAACCGACGCATTAATGTACAAGCATTAATTAGCGATCGCTATCCCCTACAAAATTTATCAGCCGCCGTCGATCAAGCGATCGCCCCCACACCAGAAACGTACAAAATCTTAATTTATCCGTAAATCAAGGTGTCATTCGGTAATGGGTAATTGGTAATGGGTAATTGGTAATTGGCGTTTGTCATTCGTCATTTGTCATTTGCTGTTTGTTATTCCCCTTTCCCCTTTTCCCTTCACCCTTTTCCCTTTCCCCTTTTCCCCAATCCCCAAAAAATGCCCATCACCCTCGCACTCGTCGCCTTACTCGCTTTCTACGTCGCTTTTAATCTCGGCGCTAATGATGTTGCTAACGCAATGGGAACGTCTGTTGGTTCCAAAGCTGTCACCTTGAAACAGGCGTTAATTATTGCTGGGGTATTAGAGTTTGCAGGTGCGGTATTGTTTGGGCATGAGGTAACAGAAACGCTAGCAACAAAAGTTGCAAACCCCGCCTTATTTGCGGCTACACCCCAAATTTTGGTTATGGGAATGGTAACAGTTTTGCTAGCCTCTGGGGTATGGTTGCAAATTGCCACATCGCGGGGTTTACCTGTATCCTCATCTCATGCAGTAGTCGGTGCGATCGCAGGTTTTAGTTGGGTAGCTTTGGGAGTTGGTGCAATTGATTGGTCATCCATTGGCTCAATTACCGTTGGCTGGATTTTAACGCCGATAATTAGTGGTGCGATCGCGGCTTTATTCTACAGTCAAATCAAGCGCTGGATTTTAGACCAACCAAATCAACTGGTGCAGTTAAATGAGTGGCTTCCTTGGTTGAGTGCGCTACTCATAGGCACATTTGGCGTAATTGTTCTCCCATCGCTGACTCAACCTTTAAGCAATTTTTTAATTAACCAAATTGGCTTAAATCTTCCCGCTTACGATATTCCCATCTTCACTGGTGCAGTAGCCGCAGTTGGACTCACCTTCTATAGCTGGAACCAATTAGGACATAAATCCCCAGTCCCCAGTCCCCAGTCCCCAGTCCCCAATCCCCAATCCCCAATCCCTAATCCCCAATCCCCAATCCTCAATCCCCAATCCCCAATCCCCAATCCCACCGAACGCTTATTTGCTCGCTTCCAATTACTCAGCGCTTGCTTTGTCGCGTTTGCTCATGGTTCTAATGATGTGGGGAATGCGATCGCTCCTTTAGCTGCGATCGTTTATATTAATCAGACTGGCAGCGTACCGATAAATGGCATTACCACCCCCTTATGGATTTTAATCCTTGGTGGTATCGGCATTGTGGGGGGTTTAGCCATCTGGGGTAAAAAAGTCATTGCCACCATTGGCGAAAATATTATTTCTTTGCAACCCAGTAGTGGCTTTTGTGCTGAACTCGCAACCGCCACAACTATATTACTTGCCTCTCGCCTGGGGTTACCTGTATCCACCTCTCACGCTCTTGTTGGTGGTGTCGTTGGCATTGGACTAGTGCAAAATATCAAATCGATTCAATTCCAAACCCTCAAAGGTATTGCGGCTGCATGGCTGATTACAGTTCCTGCTAGTGCAATTCTCAGCGCAGCTATATTTAGTCTTGTCCGGATGATTTTTCTGTAAAAATTACCTTAGATTTTCCTACTCGGCAGTTACAGTTAAATCAGATATCTCTAATTTTTAATTTGTAAATTTTCTGCAACATTTATTTTTAGTATAATTCCCTAGTTTTAGCCTCTTTTCCTAAATTTATACCTAAATTTTTAGTCATCAGGTATGAGGTATTTAATCAAAAAACTGCACAAATTGGGATAAATATTTGTAATTTTCCTGATTGCAGGCATTCAGAAATAAATCGCCTTACAATCGATGAGATGATATCATTTAATTTTTAATAAATATAGATAAACGCTCCTGCTAGAGCATTTTGCAGAATGGTGATTAATTCACTAAAATATATTTCAGAGATCAGCAATAATTTTAATTTACGCCGACAAATAATTTAATCTCATTCAGAAATATAAACTGTCTCGTAAGTTACATTACACCATAATTTAGACATAACTCTAACAGTTTAGCTCGCCTGATACTAGCTCAGTAGTCCTTCACAATTTTTTGACAATTACTAATCGCACAAAAAGAATATGTATTGATTTGGGGTAAAAATTTTTCTCCCGAAACAATCCTGCTCAAAAGCATAGATGATTGAATTAATACTTCTGTGCGGAAGTCAACAAAAGCCTGCGTGTTGAGTCGCCTAACTGAATAGTGACTTGTGACACTGATGGTTGTGGCTCATGGGATGGCAATTTTATTTACTTCCCAATGTACAAAAACAGAGGATATTTATACCACTAATGCTGCAAGAAACACAGTTTATTCAGCTATGAGTTAAATTATTCTCTTTGCCAACTCTGTGTTCAGCATGACAAAATTACGTTGATATGCGTAAGTCCTGTTAAAATTTTTGGTTTATCTAAGAAGGTACAAAAAATTAGTATGAGTGCCAAGCAGTTATGCGGGAAGCAGCTTTATTGTCAAGGTGTTAGAGGTTAAAAGCTCATGGGGCGATTTGAGAAGCAACCAGACAGAGCCAGAGGTGATTTATCCAGAGCAGCCGAAAATGCTCTGTGGGCTGTGGTTGAAGACTTGGAAAATCTTCAACAGCACGTGCTGCGATCGTTACAGGAAGAAGTAAAGCGACTTCAGGCGGAGAAAAACCGTTTAGGAGATGACATTCAACGGCTGCAGGAAGAAAAAGAACAGTTACAACAAGTGCGCCAAATCACCGAGCAACAGGTGTTAATCCGTCAGCTAGCAGAAGCTTTGGCGAAGCATATCTCTTCTCAACTGCAATCCTCTCTGACAACTTTAGCTAACGAAGCCATAGAAAGTAATTCTTCCCAAAGAGCCGCATTAGGGGCAAGCCAGACGGATAATGGTGAAAAAGTAGAGCAAATGCTTGGCTCTTTGGATGATACTCTTACCATTACTTTTAACTCACTGCAACAAGAGTTAAAGAATTATCAAAGCAATATTTCTCAGCAGTTGTCTCGGATGCAAAATCAACAACAGCAAGGGGAATACATTATAGCGGAGTTAATTAACCGATTGCAAGGTCTGGAAAAAACCATTGCCAAAACTCCCCTCACAACAGTACAAGTATCGCCACCTACTGTTTTGCAACCTGCCCAAGAGCCAGCACCTACAGTATCATTACCCACCATCTTGCAACCGGCTGAAGAACCAGTAGCGAAAGTATCACCCCCCACAGTTTTGCAACCGGCTGAAGAACAAAAAAGTTCTGGGAATAGTTATTCACAGCCAGCAGGAATCAATAGCCAAGCTGTCGAACCACTTAATACCATCCCTGTAGAGAGTTCACAAAATCAAACTACATCACAACCAGACTTAGAGGCGCAGCAAGCAGACGCATTTTTACAAGAAAGCGAAAATGACACGGAACCAATGTCTTTTCGTTCTAGTTACTTCTTTGAAAATGAAACGACAGCAGAACCCACTGTTCCATCACCGGAAGCCACCCCTCCACCGTCAACAAATAACGCTGATGAGGAGGAAATTTCCGTTTTCTTTAATAGCTTATCGGAAAGAGAAACTCAACCAGAGGAAACATCTGCGCCATTCACCAGCAACTCAGATGAACCAATTTCTGTGCTTTCTAATAACTTATCGGAGAGCGAAAATCAGCCAGAACCTGTGGTGCGATCGCCCAAGCAGGAAATCAAACCACCATCGCTGAATTTACCTAACTCCTCTAAGCTATCAACTATCCAAATAGGTTTCTTGCTGATTGTATTGTCAGCAGTGGTGTCATCACTTTATAACGTTGCGATTAAAGTGATTTTCCAAGATGGAGCAATTTTGGGGGTAGTTGAAGTAGAGCGTTTGCTTGTGCCAACTTTAGGCAACACACTGTTAATTTTAATGTTGCGCTTGCTGGTAGTTGTACCATTAATGTTACTCTTAGCGCCGATGATGCATCCACCAGTCTGGCAAGACTTGCAAAATTTGTTTGCTTCATTCAAAGGAAACTCTAATCCTGATAATTCCAAAACCAGGAAGGTTTTGCAGTTATCAATTGCTAGCGGATGCTT contains the following coding sequences:
- a CDS encoding zinc-dependent dehydrogenase encodes the protein MKAQVFRGVNQLSYEEIPVPTLEPDEVLVQVRVVGLCQSDIKKIRYPLYEPPRIFGHETAGTIASVGSEVKGWQVGQRVAVMHHIPCMRCAYCLNENYSMCDVYKNISTTAGFNASGGGFAEYVKVPGHIVQNGGLIPIPDDISFEEASFVEPTNCCLKAVKKAQIAPGQTVLITGAGPIGLMFVMLVKYFGARAIATDLLPSRIEKALNLGAEAAFDARDPDLPAKIHAITGGMGVDVTLLAVPSDKAFFQALDCTRKGGKILFFAEFPDEVQIPINPNLLYRREIDLMGSYSSSYRLQNLSADIVFNRRINVQALISDRYPLQNLSAAVDQAIAPTPETYKILIYP
- a CDS encoding inorganic phosphate transporter gives rise to the protein MPITLALVALLAFYVAFNLGANDVANAMGTSVGSKAVTLKQALIIAGVLEFAGAVLFGHEVTETLATKVANPALFAATPQILVMGMVTVLLASGVWLQIATSRGLPVSSSHAVVGAIAGFSWVALGVGAIDWSSIGSITVGWILTPIISGAIAALFYSQIKRWILDQPNQLVQLNEWLPWLSALLIGTFGVIVLPSLTQPLSNFLINQIGLNLPAYDIPIFTGAVAAVGLTFYSWNQLGHKSPVPSPQSPVPNPQSPIPNPQSPILNPQSPIPNPTERLFARFQLLSACFVAFAHGSNDVGNAIAPLAAIVYINQTGSVPINGITTPLWILILGGIGIVGGLAIWGKKVIATIGENIISLQPSSGFCAELATATTILLASRLGLPVSTSHALVGGVVGIGLVQNIKSIQFQTLKGIAAAWLITVPASAILSAAIFSLVRMIFL
- a CDS encoding DMT family transporter, which encodes MGRFEKQPDRARGDLSRAAENALWAVVEDLENLQQHVLRSLQEEVKRLQAEKNRLGDDIQRLQEEKEQLQQVRQITEQQVLIRQLAEALAKHISSQLQSSLTTLANEAIESNSSQRAALGASQTDNGEKVEQMLGSLDDTLTITFNSLQQELKNYQSNISQQLSRMQNQQQQGEYIIAELINRLQGLEKTIAKTPLTTVQVSPPTVLQPAQEPAPTVSLPTILQPAEEPVAKVSPPTVLQPAEEQKSSGNSYSQPAGINSQAVEPLNTIPVESSQNQTTSQPDLEAQQADAFLQESENDTEPMSFRSSYFFENETTAEPTVPSPEATPPPSTNNADEEEISVFFNSLSERETQPEETSAPFTSNSDEPISVLSNNLSESENQPEPVVRSPKQEIKPPSLNLPNSSKLSTIQIGFLLIVLSAVVSSLYNVAIKVIFQDGAILGVVEVERLLVPTLGNTLLILMLRLLVVVPLMLLLAPMMHPPVWQDLQNLFASFKGNSNPDNSKTRKVLQLSIASGCFLFLSQVLIYIAIGQVTTGMAIALFFIYPLISSLLAWLLFRDRPNVFRYGAMGALFCGELLVLGGATSSTLGNVPLGSTTAIMSGIAFAVYVILTRICANKVHPVSFTLINFATMLLLSFIGLMVPLPEDLGLVLNPNKLLEIILSAFILGVLTLFGYVVNNVGIRQLGAIRSAIIGSSVPFLTVIFAGLLIQENLEVAQILGVLLVTFGAAAFSFEKMRNQPKSSNTVN